A DNA window from Pseudarthrobacter sp. W1I19 contains the following coding sequences:
- a CDS encoding IclR family transcriptional regulator produces MSQAVQRATEILEFLGEGPRSLSETAKRFNVHRSTVLRQLQTLEEAGFVLRRGNGHYSIGPKMIAIAQQALDSLDLRAVAHDEIRNLHERTGQTIHLAQLVESTVMYVDKVEGQDSVRMYSRIGKTVLPHVTGVGKAILSQLSQTRRDSVLAGVEWKAFTSNTLATREALDEQLVAIKERGWAIDNGEFEDFVNCIAVPITNSSASTVGAISLTAIKAVADVEDLLVHLDDIRSTAQTISRHLG; encoded by the coding sequence ATGTCTCAAGCGGTGCAGCGGGCAACCGAAATCCTGGAGTTTTTGGGTGAGGGCCCGCGGAGTTTGAGTGAGACGGCCAAGCGGTTTAACGTGCACCGCTCCACCGTCCTGCGTCAGCTGCAGACACTGGAAGAGGCAGGCTTTGTGTTGCGTCGGGGGAACGGTCACTACAGCATCGGACCGAAAATGATCGCCATAGCCCAGCAGGCTCTGGACAGCCTTGACCTTCGGGCAGTCGCCCACGACGAGATCCGGAATCTTCATGAGCGCACAGGCCAAACCATCCACTTGGCGCAGCTTGTCGAATCCACGGTTATGTACGTGGACAAAGTCGAGGGACAGGACAGTGTCCGGATGTACTCCCGTATTGGTAAGACTGTGTTGCCGCACGTCACCGGGGTGGGGAAGGCGATACTCAGCCAACTTTCACAGACCCGCCGTGATTCCGTCCTGGCAGGGGTGGAATGGAAAGCGTTTACGTCAAACACGCTTGCCACACGGGAGGCGCTTGATGAGCAGCTGGTAGCCATAAAGGAGCGTGGGTGGGCCATCGACAACGGGGAGTTCGAGGACTTCGTGAACTGCATCGCCGTGCCCATCACCAACTCCAGTGCGAGCACGGTAGGCGCCATCTCACTCACGGCAATAAAGGCTGTGGCCGATGTAGAGGACCTCCTGGTGCACTTGGACGACATCCGCAGCACCGCTCAGACCATTTCCCGCCACCTCGGCTAA
- a CDS encoding aminotransferase class V-fold PLP-dependent enzyme, with protein sequence MNSYSGLGLKPVVNAATTFTALGGSLMPEEVLDAMKEAAGAFVDMHELHLAAGKRLAEITRNDAAYVTSGCAAALILALLGIRSKGDPRVLTEFPGRDLAPSEVIMHAAHRIPYDAAIAMSGVTIRQIGNIQQTFDWELESAITERTAAVLYVAGSHLPQVALPLPEVVRISREKGIPVIVDAAAQLPPVENLWHFTKELGADVAVFSGGKALRGPQASGFMVGNADIIEAARQNGAPFQRWARAMKAGKEEIAGLLAAVERFVNLDHRALHSQWLTTVDAWHQGLADLEGVSLRPEALNEAGQPVPRLYIGMEDTARAARVLAALTAATPRIAVHPDLRNGTAHGFWIGPDLLQDGEAEVVAEAVRTAVTIS encoded by the coding sequence ATGAACTCCTATTCCGGATTGGGCCTGAAACCCGTCGTCAACGCCGCCACTACCTTTACCGCCCTCGGTGGGTCTCTGATGCCCGAGGAGGTGCTGGACGCGATGAAGGAGGCGGCAGGTGCTTTTGTCGATATGCATGAACTCCACCTGGCAGCAGGGAAACGTTTGGCTGAAATCACCCGCAATGACGCCGCCTATGTGACCTCCGGCTGTGCTGCGGCCCTTATCCTTGCGCTCCTGGGCATCCGCAGCAAGGGAGACCCACGGGTCCTGACCGAATTTCCCGGCCGTGACCTCGCTCCCAGCGAAGTTATCATGCACGCGGCGCACCGCATTCCCTATGACGCAGCGATAGCGATGTCAGGCGTCACCATCCGGCAGATCGGCAATATCCAGCAGACGTTTGACTGGGAACTGGAGTCGGCGATCACGGAACGCACGGCCGCCGTCTTATACGTGGCAGGCTCGCATCTCCCGCAGGTCGCCCTGCCGCTGCCCGAAGTTGTACGCATATCCCGGGAGAAAGGGATACCTGTGATCGTCGATGCGGCCGCCCAGCTTCCCCCGGTCGAGAACCTTTGGCACTTCACCAAGGAGTTGGGCGCGGACGTCGCGGTATTTTCCGGGGGAAAGGCGCTACGCGGCCCGCAAGCCAGCGGATTCATGGTGGGAAACGCCGACATCATCGAAGCAGCCCGCCAAAACGGAGCACCCTTCCAACGCTGGGCCCGGGCCATGAAGGCCGGGAAGGAAGAGATCGCGGGGCTCCTCGCCGCCGTCGAACGTTTCGTCAACCTCGATCACCGTGCACTCCATAGCCAATGGCTGACGACCGTGGATGCATGGCATCAGGGACTCGCCGACCTCGAGGGTGTTTCGCTGCGTCCTGAAGCCCTGAACGAAGCGGGCCAGCCGGTGCCCCGTCTCTACATCGGCATGGAAGACACCGCCCGGGCTGCCCGCGTCCTGGCTGCACTCACAGCAGCAACCCCGCGAATCGCAGTCCATCCAGACCTGCGCAACGGCACGGCGCACGGATTCTGGATCGGGCCGGACCTGCTTCAAGACGGCGAAGCAGAGGTGGTCGCCGAGGCCGTCCGCACGGCCGTCACCATCTCATAA
- a CDS encoding four-carbon acid sugar kinase family protein codes for MTSTSSHIGIIADDLTGGAAIGGEIACLGHPVDVVGLGQAPRPGRSIVVETGTRYSPPDVAVERLKKAAEILSQAGTSVTMKKIDSTLKGNVAIELAAFAANCRGRLLIAPACPEVGLTLRDGQQFTPRGPGKNVLELLSSSLDGPLATLKLDTVRQGRQAVTDWLQENPDGTVVADAETDADLATLAAGAAEAGIVSFGGTYGLGAALATAYLRRETRTRYSPPTVPGMLVVAGSASATTAAQLAQLVEAGAEEMVLDMQRILTGGEEEEAQRATALIQSSRAKLLVVHTDAQRTGQEVTAHCRRVGWNERDLADRLAIPFAQAMDTAAGYAIYLIGGETTGAIFDKLGLNSLTIEGECSPAVPFAVTIPRSKWPLILTKPGAFGTKHTLVETAELILGSRESTLHTGQDNHHPSIR; via the coding sequence ATGACCAGTACCAGCAGCCATATTGGCATCATCGCCGATGACCTGACGGGAGGAGCGGCCATCGGGGGCGAAATAGCCTGCCTAGGACACCCCGTCGACGTCGTAGGGCTAGGGCAAGCGCCAAGGCCCGGGCGTTCAATCGTGGTCGAAACAGGCACACGCTACAGCCCCCCTGACGTAGCGGTGGAGCGGCTCAAAAAAGCCGCGGAAATCCTTTCGCAAGCCGGGACATCTGTAACCATGAAAAAAATAGACAGCACCCTGAAGGGAAACGTAGCGATCGAACTCGCCGCGTTCGCCGCGAACTGCCGGGGCCGGCTCCTGATCGCCCCCGCCTGCCCCGAAGTGGGACTAACCCTGCGGGACGGACAGCAGTTCACCCCCCGAGGTCCGGGCAAGAACGTTCTTGAACTGCTGTCCTCCTCCCTTGACGGACCGCTTGCCACCCTCAAACTCGACACCGTCCGGCAGGGACGCCAGGCAGTCACCGACTGGCTGCAGGAAAACCCGGACGGGACAGTGGTCGCCGACGCTGAAACGGACGCTGATCTCGCCACCCTGGCCGCCGGTGCGGCAGAGGCAGGGATCGTCTCGTTTGGAGGCACCTACGGCCTTGGTGCAGCACTCGCCACCGCCTATCTGAGACGTGAAACAAGGACACGCTACAGTCCTCCAACCGTCCCCGGAATGCTCGTGGTGGCCGGCTCCGCCTCGGCCACCACAGCTGCGCAGCTTGCTCAACTGGTCGAAGCAGGGGCGGAAGAAATGGTCCTGGACATGCAAAGGATCCTCACTGGCGGTGAAGAGGAAGAAGCACAACGGGCAACGGCACTTATCCAGTCCTCCAGGGCAAAGCTCCTGGTCGTGCACACTGATGCACAGCGTACCGGCCAGGAGGTCACAGCCCACTGCCGCCGGGTTGGATGGAATGAACGGGACCTCGCCGATCGTCTGGCCATCCCCTTCGCCCAGGCGATGGACACCGCTGCTGGCTACGCCATCTACCTGATCGGTGGCGAAACCACCGGTGCGATTTTCGACAAGCTCGGGCTGAACTCCCTGACCATCGAAGGAGAATGCTCCCCGGCAGTACCCTTCGCAGTGACCATTCCACGGTCCAAATGGCCGCTCATCCTCACCAAACCAGGGGCCTTCGGAACAAAACACACCCTCGTCGAAACGGCAGAACTGATCCTAGGAAGTCGAGAATCGACCCTCCATACCGGCCAAGACAACCATCACCCAAGCATCCGCTAA
- the pdxA gene encoding 4-hydroxythreonine-4-phosphate dehydrogenase PdxA, with product MTDNAPVALTIGDPAGIGPELSLRIASEPAHMPSRPLLLIGSSELLRRVADAAGLDVEIRVVTDPLAARSDPGVAYVLDVPMDSAAVVPGQVAAACGQAAVDAIEVSARLALEGKVAAVCSAPANKEAFNAAGHHFEGQTEIYAHLTKTEAFHTILVGGPLRVSLVSAHCSMLEAVARVRADRIERILGELHTAMRDHFGVAEPRIGVAGLNPHAGENGVFGTEEIEHVKPALEKCRAAGMNLSDPLAADSLFAAAEAGRYDAVLAMYHDQGTIPLKRYGYVTYAAGLPIIRTTAGHGTAFDIAWQGKADPSLLARAANLAGELAATSSAAAA from the coding sequence ATGACTGATAACGCCCCTGTAGCTCTGACCATTGGTGATCCAGCCGGGATCGGTCCCGAGCTAAGCCTCCGCATCGCCTCAGAGCCGGCTCATATGCCTTCCCGGCCGCTGCTGCTGATCGGGTCGTCCGAACTCCTGCGCCGCGTCGCCGATGCGGCCGGCCTGGACGTGGAAATCCGGGTGGTCACCGATCCCCTGGCTGCACGCTCTGATCCAGGCGTCGCCTACGTTCTGGACGTACCGATGGACTCGGCGGCGGTCGTGCCGGGCCAGGTGGCGGCAGCCTGTGGCCAGGCAGCGGTCGATGCCATTGAGGTGAGCGCCCGCCTGGCCCTGGAAGGCAAGGTCGCCGCTGTCTGTTCTGCACCTGCCAACAAAGAGGCGTTCAACGCAGCAGGCCACCACTTCGAGGGTCAGACCGAAATCTACGCCCACCTGACCAAGACGGAGGCATTTCATACCATCCTGGTCGGCGGGCCACTGAGGGTCAGCCTGGTCAGTGCCCACTGTTCCATGCTCGAAGCTGTAGCCCGTGTCCGGGCCGACCGCATTGAAAGGATCCTGGGCGAGCTCCACACAGCCATGCGGGATCATTTCGGCGTGGCCGAGCCTCGGATCGGCGTCGCCGGACTGAATCCTCATGCAGGGGAGAACGGGGTTTTTGGGACCGAGGAGATTGAACACGTCAAACCTGCCCTGGAAAAATGCCGTGCCGCGGGCATGAACCTCAGCGACCCGCTGGCCGCGGACAGCCTTTTCGCTGCAGCGGAAGCAGGGCGCTATGACGCAGTCCTCGCGATGTACCACGACCAAGGCACCATCCCCCTCAAGCGCTACGGATATGTCACCTACGCGGCCGGCCTGCCGATCATCCGCACAACGGCAGGGCACGGCACGGCTTTCGACATCGCATGGCAGGGCAAAGCCGATCCCTCCCTGCTGGCCCGGGCGGCCAACCTGGCAGGTGAACTCGCAGCGACGTCATCGGCGGCAGCGGCATGA
- a CDS encoding amidohydrolase family protein encodes MGDLLLRGGSIIDGTGKPGYAADVAITGGRISGIFPPGERFGGEELDVAGLAVSPGFIDMHAHSDLAVLADGKHVAKVAQGITLEVVGQDGLGYAPVNDEVMVATREQIAGWNGNPDLDYSWRSIADYLAEVDKGAAVNVAVLVPHGTARMMVMGTESRAATADELDKIRDIVSQGLRDGAMGMSTGLTYTPGMYASDAELVHALAAVKEIGGYYCPHHRNYGVNVVEGYRACLGIASRADVPLHLAHCHVNFPQNKGRSVEVLAAIDEAMAAGVDVTLDSYPYLAGATYLAALLPSWVHEGGKGAMGRRLEDPAVRKRILREIEVEGSDGHHGVPMDWTTIVIASTQHHGNAWAVGKNVLEMAAEQRASAGDAFLDLLMADDFGAGCLVQVGNEENVQAVMRHRAHTVGTDGILVGDRPHPRGWGTFPRFLGHYVRELGVMSLEEAVLHATSRPARRLGLADRGTVKVGNWADLVVFDADEVGSRATYDNPKVLPDGIHHVFVNGEAVIRQGTRTSAKPGRAIRRGQK; translated from the coding sequence ATGGGTGATTTGCTTTTACGAGGCGGTTCGATCATTGACGGGACGGGCAAGCCGGGGTATGCGGCCGACGTTGCGATAACCGGCGGGCGCATTAGCGGAATTTTTCCTCCAGGGGAGCGTTTTGGCGGCGAGGAGCTGGATGTTGCCGGCCTGGCGGTGTCGCCGGGATTCATTGATATGCACGCACACTCGGACCTTGCCGTCCTGGCCGATGGGAAACATGTCGCGAAGGTCGCCCAGGGGATCACGTTGGAGGTGGTGGGCCAGGACGGGCTGGGTTACGCCCCGGTCAACGACGAAGTGATGGTGGCCACCCGGGAGCAAATCGCCGGTTGGAACGGCAACCCTGACCTGGATTACTCGTGGCGAAGCATCGCGGACTATCTGGCAGAGGTGGATAAGGGAGCGGCCGTTAACGTTGCAGTGCTCGTACCTCATGGCACGGCGAGGATGATGGTCATGGGCACGGAGTCGCGTGCTGCCACTGCCGACGAGCTGGACAAGATCCGCGACATTGTTTCTCAGGGCCTGAGGGACGGTGCCATGGGGATGTCGACAGGTCTGACCTACACGCCGGGAATGTACGCCTCGGATGCGGAGCTGGTTCATGCCTTGGCCGCCGTCAAGGAGATTGGGGGCTATTACTGCCCCCACCACCGGAATTACGGCGTGAACGTGGTGGAGGGTTACCGGGCCTGTTTGGGCATCGCCAGCCGGGCAGACGTACCGCTGCATCTGGCGCACTGCCACGTGAATTTCCCACAGAACAAGGGCAGGTCCGTGGAGGTGCTGGCGGCCATCGATGAAGCCATGGCAGCGGGCGTGGACGTCACCCTTGATTCCTACCCCTACCTTGCTGGGGCGACCTATCTTGCCGCCCTGCTCCCGAGCTGGGTGCACGAAGGAGGAAAGGGCGCGATGGGCCGCAGGCTGGAAGACCCGGCGGTACGGAAGCGGATCCTTCGCGAGATCGAGGTGGAAGGATCTGACGGACATCACGGTGTGCCGATGGATTGGACGACGATCGTAATCGCCTCAACCCAGCACCACGGCAATGCGTGGGCCGTGGGTAAAAATGTGTTGGAAATGGCAGCGGAGCAGCGCGCCTCCGCCGGCGATGCGTTTCTGGACCTGCTTATGGCCGATGACTTTGGCGCAGGATGCCTCGTGCAAGTTGGCAATGAGGAGAATGTGCAGGCGGTCATGCGCCACCGCGCCCACACGGTGGGCACTGACGGCATCCTGGTTGGCGACCGGCCCCACCCGCGCGGCTGGGGAACTTTTCCGCGCTTCCTGGGCCATTACGTTCGGGAGCTCGGTGTCATGAGCCTGGAAGAAGCGGTTCTGCATGCAACATCGAGGCCCGCCCGCCGGCTGGGTTTGGCCGACAGGGGAACCGTCAAAGTGGGCAATTGGGCCGACTTAGTTGTCTTTGACGCCGACGAAGTGGGATCCCGCGCGACCTACGACAACCCCAAAGTGTTGCCCGATGGGATCCACCACGTGTTTGTCAACGGCGAGGCTGTCATCCGGCAGGGGACCCGCACGTCCGCAAAACCCGGACGGGCCATCCGCCGTGGACAGAAATGA
- a CDS encoding RraA family protein has translation MTTLPREETARFELVANSLYTPVIGDILDGLGRTHQFLPAAVQPLLPSMTVVGRAMPVLIADVFDAGSKPFGKLTEALDALQPGDVYLARRATIDCAAWGEIMTAAARKRCANGAVIDGYHRDTPKVLEQNWPVFSRGAYAQDAGVRAAVLDLGVPVEIRGARINPGDLIVGDRDGVLAVPAEIEDEVLELALKKADTENHVRKAIEDGMTTTEAFARYGVL, from the coding sequence ATGACAACATTACCGAGGGAAGAGACCGCGAGGTTTGAACTTGTAGCTAACTCGCTGTACACGCCGGTGATCGGCGACATTCTTGACGGTCTGGGACGTACACATCAGTTTCTACCAGCTGCCGTGCAACCACTGCTTCCGTCGATGACCGTCGTCGGACGGGCAATGCCCGTCCTCATCGCCGATGTTTTCGACGCTGGCAGCAAACCCTTTGGAAAACTTACAGAAGCCCTCGACGCGTTGCAGCCGGGAGATGTATATCTTGCCCGTCGCGCCACCATTGATTGTGCAGCATGGGGAGAAATCATGACCGCGGCCGCACGGAAGAGGTGCGCAAACGGGGCAGTGATAGACGGATACCACAGGGATACGCCCAAGGTGCTGGAACAGAACTGGCCGGTCTTCAGCCGAGGCGCATACGCACAGGATGCTGGCGTTCGGGCCGCGGTCCTCGACCTCGGCGTGCCGGTAGAGATCCGTGGAGCACGCATCAACCCGGGGGATCTTATCGTGGGGGACCGCGACGGGGTCCTTGCCGTACCAGCCGAAATAGAAGACGAGGTCCTGGAGCTGGCGCTAAAGAAGGCAGACACCGAGAACCACGTCCGTAAGGCCATCGAAGATGGAATGACGACAACAGAAGCATTCGCTAGATACGGTGTTCTCTAG
- a CDS encoding RidA family protein, whose protein sequence is MSKQAITIPNAPAPAGPYSQGIVANGFLYTAGFGPQDPTTGEVPEGVAEQTRQVLRNIEAVLTEAGATFADVVKVTTHLQHLKRDFDEYNQAYLEFFPAPFPVRTTVGSDLYDILVEIDVVAALPQ, encoded by the coding sequence ATGAGTAAGCAGGCTATTACCATCCCCAACGCGCCCGCACCCGCTGGACCATACAGCCAAGGCATCGTCGCCAACGGCTTCCTTTACACCGCGGGTTTCGGCCCTCAGGACCCCACCACTGGCGAAGTTCCCGAGGGCGTGGCGGAACAAACCCGGCAGGTGCTGCGAAATATTGAAGCAGTCCTCACGGAAGCAGGTGCCACTTTTGCCGACGTCGTAAAAGTCACCACGCACCTTCAGCACCTCAAGAGGGACTTTGACGAATACAACCAGGCATACCTGGAATTCTTCCCAGCTCCTTTTCCCGTGCGCACGACTGTGGGGTCGGACCTCTACGACATCCTGGTCGAGATAGACGTAGTGGCCGCCCTTCCGCAGTAG